The genomic interval ACGGTTTCCTGGACAAAGTGACCGAATTTCTCGACTATTTCGAGCCGAAGATCGACGAGTACAACGAGCTGATCTCCTACAACAAGATCTTCGTCCACCGGCTTGCGAACGTGGGCATCGTATCGAAGGAAGACGCGGTAGCCTACGGCCTGGTGGGCCCGAACCTGCGGGGGTCGGGCGTCGAGTGGGATATCCGGAAAGACGAGCCCTACTCGGTGTACGACCGGTTCGATTTCGACGTCATCGTCGGCACGGGGGAGAAGGGGACCCTGGGCGATGCCTTCGACCGCTACATGGTGCGAATCAGGGAGATGAAGGAAAGCGTGAAGATACTCCGCCAGGCCCTTGAGCAGCTACCCGACGGCCCGGTTCAGGCAAAGGTCCCGCGGGTCTTTAAACCCGAGGCGGGCGAGATCTACTTCAGGTCCGAGAACCCGAGAGGGGAGCTCGGTTTTTACCTCATCAGCAATGGAACGACGAGCCCCTACAGGGTGAAGATCAGGACCGGTTCGTTTACCGCCATGACCATATTCAACAAGGTAACGCGGGGGCTCATGATAGCAGATATCGTGGCCGTTATCGGGAGCCTGGATATCATTCTGCCGGAAATCGACCGGTAAGGGAGAAAGATGGAAGGCGCAATCAATTCTCTGACCCAGGCCATACCATTCCTGGGTGCCGTTCCCCTCTGGGTGATGCAGGCGGTCTTCATGATCGTCGTGGCAGGAGTTATACTCGGTTTTGCCCTCCTGTACGAGGGGGTTGCCTCCTATATAGAAAGGAAGGTGGCTGCCGATATTCAGGTCAGGATAGGGCCGAACAGAGTCGGCCCCAACGGATGGTTCCAGTTTATCGCCGACGGCGTTAAGCTTCTGCTCAAAGAGGATCTCATCCCGGCGAAAGCGGATAAGTTTCTCTTCGTTCTCGCTCCCTTCTGCTGCTTCGTCGGCTCCTTCGCCGCCTTCGTCGTCGTCCCCTTCGGGATCGGCCTCATCGCGGCGGACCTGAACATCGGCGTCTATTATGTCATAGCCGTCACGTCGCTGGTCGTTATCGGTATCCTCATGGCCGGGTGGGCATCGAACAACAAGTGGGCCCTTCTCGGCGGAATGAGGGCAGCAGCGCAGATCGTGAGCTACGAAGTCCCGGTGGGCCTGGCGCTCATGCCGCCCATCCTCCTGACGGGCAGCCTGTCTCTGCAGACGATCATAACGAATCAGGGGGGGTTCCTCGGCATCTTCGGCTGGAACATCTTCCACAACCCCTTCATGATATTTTCATTCGTGTGCTACTTCATCGCAGCCCTCGCAGAGTCGAACAGGACACCATTCGATTTGCCCGAAGCGGAATCTGAGCTCGTGGCGGGTTACTTCGTCGAGTACTCGGGCATCCGTTTTGCTTTTTTCTTTCTGGCAGAGTATGGGGACATGTTCGTCGTCAGCGCCCTCGCTGCGGCACTCTACCTGGGGGGTTGGCAGGTTCCCTTCGTAAACGTGGCCGGGCTCCCACCGCTTCTCGGGAAGCTGCTCTCACTGGGCGTTTTCCTCGGGAAAGTGTTCTCGCTGATCCTTCTCATGATGTGGGTGCGCTGGACGCTTCCCCGGTTGCGCGTCGACCAGTTGATGAGAATGTGCTGGAAATACCTGGTTCCCCTGACCTTCGTGAACCTGCTCGGCGTGGCGCT from Deltaproteobacteria bacterium carries:
- a CDS encoding NADH-quinone oxidoreductase subunit D; this encodes MERQLPKSDEILINMGPQHPSTHGVLRVILKTDGEVVTDASPDIGYLHRALEKIAERVTYAQYMPFTDRLDYLAAANCNCAWAWTVEKVAGIEVPERAEFIRVIVSELNRIASHLIAFGAFTADMGAFTPFLYGIRERERINDLFEMICGNRLTYNYARIGGVSHDLPDGFLDKVTEFLDYFEPKIDEYNELISYNKIFVHRLANVGIVSKEDAVAYGLVGPNLRGSGVEWDIRKDEPYSVYDRFDFDVIVGTGEKGTLGDAFDRYMVRIREMKESVKILRQALEQLPDGPVQAKVPRVFKPEAGEIYFRSENPRGELGFYLISNGTTSPYRVKIRTGSFTAMTIFNKVTRGLMIADIVAVIGSLDIILPEIDR
- the nuoH gene encoding NADH-quinone oxidoreductase subunit NuoH, with the protein product MEGAINSLTQAIPFLGAVPLWVMQAVFMIVVAGVILGFALLYEGVASYIERKVAADIQVRIGPNRVGPNGWFQFIADGVKLLLKEDLIPAKADKFLFVLAPFCCFVGSFAAFVVVPFGIGLIAADLNIGVYYVIAVTSLVVIGILMAGWASNNKWALLGGMRAAAQIVSYEVPVGLALMPPILLTGSLSLQTIITNQGGFLGIFGWNIFHNPFMIFSFVCYFIAALAESNRTPFDLPEAESELVAGYFVEYSGIRFAFFFLAEYGDMFVVSALAAALYLGGWQVPFVNVAGLPPLLGKLLSLGVFLGKVFSLILLMMWVRWTLPRLRVDQLMRMCWKYLVPLTFVNLLGVALWALMFDGKGIPALIASMIGG